Proteins encoded together in one Balearica regulorum gibbericeps isolate bBalReg1 chromosome 3, bBalReg1.pri, whole genome shotgun sequence window:
- the CITED2 gene encoding cbp/p300-interacting transactivator 2: MADHMMAMNHGRFPDGSGGLHHHPAHRMGMGQFPTPHHHHQQQQPPQQHAFSALMGDHIHYGAGNMNASSGVRHAMGPGSVSGGHPAGSMPPPARFSGSQFMAPPVASPGGQLSASMQLQKLNNQYFSHHPYPHSHYMPDLHPGSHQLNGSSQQHFRDCNPKHGGSGGSGLPPAVPHVPAAMLPPNVIDTDFIDEEVLMSLVIEMGLDRIKELPELWLGQNEFDFMTDFVCKQQPSRVSC, from the coding sequence ATGGCAGACCACATGATGGCCATGAACCACGGGCGATTCCCCGACGGATCCGGCGGGCTTCACCACCACCCGGCGCATCGGATGGGCATGGGGCAGTTTCCCACcccccatcaccaccaccagcagcagcagccgccgcagCAGCACGCCTTCAGCGCCCTGATGGGCGACCATATACATTACGGAGCTGGGAATATGAACGCGAGCAGCGGGGTGAGGCACGCCATGGGGCCGGGCAGCGTGAGCGGAGGGCACCCGGCCGGCAGCatgccgccccccgcccgcttCAGCGGCTCCCAGTTCATGGCCCCCCCCGTCGCCAGCCCGGGAGGGCAGCTGAGCGCCAGCATGCAGCTCCAGAAGCTGAACAACCAGTACTTCAGCCACCACCCCTACCCCCACAGCCACTACATGCCGGACTTGCACCCCGGCAGCCACCAGCTGAacggcagcagccagcagcattTCAGGGACTGCAACCCCAAGcacggcggcagcggcggcagcggctTGCCGCCCGCCGTCCCCCACGTCCCCGCGGCAATGCTGCCGCCCAATGTCATAGACACTGACTTCATCGACGAGGAGGTCCTCATGTCCTTAGTCATCGAAATGGGGCTGGATCGCATCAAGGAGCTTCCCGAGCTGTGGTTGGGACAGAACGAGTTTGACTTCATGACAGACTTCGTTTGCAAACAGCAGCCCAGCAGGGTGAGCTGCtga